The following are from one region of the Salvelinus fontinalis isolate EN_2023a chromosome 5, ASM2944872v1, whole genome shotgun sequence genome:
- the LOC129855699 gene encoding serine/arginine repetitive matrix protein 2-like isoform X2, producing the protein MYNGIGLTTPRGSGTNGYVQRNLSSVHAKRPRDERGGERDEKDRERLESQLNRQPNAEILEHQRKRQLEVKCAELQDMMEEQGYSAEEIEEKVNSFRMMLQEKHEPPSAPTERPSATETHALAAANQQKNDRLRAAFGIATDYVDGSSFHPERKEREKEKREQERLEKEKQQQQKYVLVEESEDSDSPARKQSRKKKRKKNKNRDSSESPSPSPTQVKTKKRKKKSSSDEKQASKKKRKRSENETPPQGKTRRHRSGSSSSAHSQSPPLLRERQQNQPVKRAEEGRKGPSPDRRSCGREDGSPQRPGGRVRSPRYHSSPERRPRADKEREKERLKDKEKKREKEREKVKPPRKRHDSSSPSPPRLEREKARRSRSGEREREKDRGKERTMLQRSRDDSSSHSPPPKQPDTRKQRSGKEDKPQRRDSSLSPSPEKEGGRSGEGERGKGKKFPPQAPADRERGRGNEKEGSLPSRKSDGRRGRNSSRDSTSPVPQSPLINGRQKEREREGRTENEWKPEERAKGKERELNEEREKQDERRKQEREREKERERDRDGGRECERSGRLSSTQQHPSICLSEDLPVERDGERGAVERERKRQTEEDNRQENRDRSLPEKEQEKEKPKGKESSSSSGSDSDSSSSSSSGSSSSSSSSDEGEKKKGNMGKSSPAKKALPSLISPPAVDAAFQRHLAKDGRESASESDEQRAIGREKERERTGGGDRFMLSERENPPPAAQRPPAAERYPSTDREKERGRGQERYSPTEVESSSPPPSPPRRGAPQGRGERYAPTEVEREKEREKEREGGVKSQARRTERYSPSEQECEKRRAPSPKAPAVVPRPPPPRRTPPRQYQDPPNRSPSPRRQATTRRASPPTRSPTRAYAPRRSRSRELDHNRERQRARDRGGRDRSRDRGARRSRSRSPRRRSPLYRSRRSPSPIRESRSSLSLSRERRRDQEREKNRELERAREKERQREKEQERRERQPVKEVPPPRRSSSSGSSSSSSPSPARERKELPVEKVMKPMVEKDRRSDKEEREKGGDRGRKACSIPSLLHSKETSPLPSQSEIRAHPKETRHSDPPRFRSPQALSHSETRVSLRDTSRTKSPLPSRGTADPSDRPVRTENGVSEKGAKEKKKGKLGSPSSSSSSSSSSSSSSSSDSSDSDAEQGKAGDRITAAHSSSSSSSSSSESEKEDKKKCPAQPQRVPADSLRDSRSLSYSPPRQRRPAHSPPTRRSGSRQSPSRSPSSRRRK; encoded by the exons aTGTACAACGGCATTGGCCTCACCACGCCGCGAGGCAGCGGCACTAACGGCTATGTGCAGCGTAACCTGTCGAGCGTGCATGCAAAGCGTCCACGGGACGAGCGCGGTGGCGAGCGGGACGAGAAGGACCGTGAGAGGCTGGAGAGCCAGCTGAACCGTCAGCCCAATGCAGAGATCCTGGAGCACCAGAGAAAGAGGCAGCTGGAGGTCAAGTGTGCAGAGCTGCAGGACATGATGGAAGagcaggg GTACTCAGCTGAGGAGATTGAAGAGAAGGTGAACAGCTTCCGCATGATGCTGCAGGAGAAGCACGAGCCGCCTTCAGCCCCTACCGAGAGACCATC ggcGACAGAGACTCACGCCCTGGCAGCAGCCAATCAGCAGAAGAACGACCGGCTAAGGGCGGCGTTCGGCATCGCCACGGACTACGTAGACGGCTCCTCCTTCCACCCGGAGCGCaaggagcgagagaaggagaagagggagcAGGAGAGGCTGGAGAaagagaagcagcagcagcagaaataCGT gctggtAGAAGAGTCAGAGGACTCGGACTCACCAGCCCGAAAACAGAGCCGTAAGAAGAAAAGGAAGAAAAACAAGAACAGAGACAG CTCAGAgagtccctccccctctcctacaCAGGTGAAAACTAAAAAGAGGAAAAAGAAAAG CTCCTCAGACGAGAAGCAGGCGTCCAAGAaaaaacgcaagagaagtgaaaaTGAGACTCCGCCCCAGGGTAAGACACGGCGCCATAGGAGTGGGTCCTCCAGCTCTGCTCACAG CCAATCCCCTCCCCTGCTGAGAGAGAGGCAGCAGAACCAGCCAGTCAAGAGAGCAGAAGAGGGGAGAAAGGGGCCGTCTCCTGACAGGAGGAGTTGTGGTCGCGAGGACGGGAGTCCACAGCGTCCGGGAGGCAGAGTG agATCTCCCAGGTATCACAGCTCCCCTGAACGCCGACCGAGGGCAGACAAGGAACGGGAGAAGGAGCGACTGAAGgacaaagagaaaaaaagagagaaggagCGTGAGAAAGTGAAGCCTCCAAGAAAGAGACACGACTcctcgtccccctctcctcctcgacTGGAACGAGAGAAAGCCAGGCGCTccagaagtggagagagagagcgagagaaggatagaggaaaggagagaacaaTGCTGCAGAGGAGCAGAGACGACTCTTCATCCCACTCTCCACCCCCGAAACAACCGGACACCAGGAAACAGAGGAGCGGAAAGGAGGACAAACCACAAAGACGAGACTCCTCTTTGTCTCCATCTccagaaaaagagggaggaaggagtggagagggggagcGAGGAAAGGGAAAAAAATTCCCCCCCCAAGCcccagctgacagagagagagggagagggaatgagAAAGAAGGATCTCTCCCTAGTCGGAAAAGCGATGGAAGGAGGGGTAGAAACTCATCCCGCGACTCCACATCCCCTGTCCCTCAATCACCTCTCATCAATGGACGACAGAAAGAAAGGGAGCGTGAGGGAAGGACCGAGAACGAGTGGAAACCGGAGGAGAGGGCtaaagggaaggagagggaattGAACGAAGAGAGGGAGAAGCAAGATGAGCGGAGGAAGCAGGAGCgtgaaagggaaaaggagagggagcgagaccgagatggagggagagagtgcgagagatCTGGCAGACTGTCTTCTACTCAACAACATCCGTCTATCTGTTTGTCTGAAGACCTCCCCGTGGagcgagatggggagaggggggcaGTAGAGAGGGAGCGAAAGAGACAAACTGAGGAGGACAACAGGCAGGAGAACAGAGACCGAAGCCTGCCGGAAAAGGAGCAAGAGAAGGAGAAGCCGAAGGGGAAGGAAAGCAGCAGTAGCAGCGGGAGTGATAGTGACagttcttcctcatcctcctctggcTCATCATCATCTTCTTCATCCTCCGACGAGGGAGAGAAGAAAAAGGGAAACATGGGGAAGAGCAGCCCAGCGAAGaaagccctcccctctctcatctctcctcccgcCGTAGATGCCGCCTTCCAGAGGCATCTGGCCAAGGATGGCAGAGAGAGCGCTTCGGAGAGCGACGAACAAAGAGctatagggagagagaaggaacgtGAGAGAACGGGAGGAGGGGACAGGTTCATGCTCTCTGAAAGGGAAAACCCACCCCCTGCCGCCCAACGTCCCCCTGCTGCCGAACGCTACCCctccacagacagagagaaggagcgagggaggggacaggagaggtaCAGCCCAACGGAGGTAGAGagctccagccctccaccctctcctcccagGAGAGGAGCCCCCCAAGGCAGAGGCGAGAGGTACGCCCCCACTGAagtggaaagagagaaggagcgggagaaggagagagagggaggggtgaagaGCCAGGCCAGGAGGACAGAGCGGTACAGCCCCTCTGAGCAGGAGTGTGAGAAGAGGAGGGCGCCCTCCCCAAAAGCCCCCGCAGTTGTCCCAAGGCCCCCCCCCCCTCGCCGCACCCCCCCACGGCAGTACCAGGACCCCCCCAATCGCTCCCCCAGCCCTCGACGACAAGCCACCACTCGGAGAGCCTCGCCTCCTACCCGCTCCCCGACTCGCGCCTATGCACCACGGCGGAGCCGCAGCCGGGAGCTAGATCACAaccgagagaggcagagagcgagggatagaggagggagggatcgCTCCAGAGACAGAGGAGCCAGGAGGAGCAGGTCGAGGAGCCCCAGAAGACGCAGTCCCCTCTACAG GTCTCGGCGATCCCCCTCTCCCATTCGAGAAAGTAGAAGCAGCCTCTCGCTATCCAGAGAAAGGcggagagaccaagagagagagaagaatagagagctggagagagcgagggaaaaaGAGCGGCAACGTGAAAAAGAGCAAGAGAGGCGAGAGCGTCAACCTGTTAAAGAGGTCCCCCCACCCCGTCGCTCTTCCTCTTCTGGTTCTTCTtcttcctcatccccctctccggCCCGAGAGAGGAAGGAGCTGCCTGTAGAAAAAGTGATGAAACCAATGGTGGAGAAAGACCGAAGAAGTGATAAAGAGGaacgagagaaagggggagacagaggaaggaaggCTTGTTCCATACCCTCACTGCTCCACTCCAAGGAGACCAGTCCCCTTCCCAGCCAATCAGAAATCAGAGCCCACCCCAAAGAAACACGTCACTCTGACCCACCCCGCTTCAGGTCGCCACAGGCCCTCAGCCATTCAGAGACCAGAGTATCTCTACGAGACACCTCGAGGACCaaatctcctctcccctcacgcGGCACTGCCGATCCCTCAGACCGACCAGTCAGGACTGAAAACGGTGTGAGCGAGAAGGGGGCcaaagagaaaaagaaaggaaagTTGGGCAGCCCCAGCTCTtcatcttcttcttcctcctcctcctcatcttcctcttcatccgacaGTTCTGACTCTGATGCAGAGCAAGGAAAAGC aggtGACAGGATAACGGCTGCCcatagctcctcctcctcctcctcctcctcttctgaaaGTGAGAAGGAAGACAAGAAAAAGTG CCCAGCGCAACCTCAAAGAGTGCCAGCTGATTCGCTGAGAGACTCTCGCTCCCTCAGCTACTCTCCACCCCGACAGAGGCGACCTGCACATTCTCCACCCACCCGCAG
- the LOC129855699 gene encoding serine/arginine repetitive matrix protein 2-like isoform X3, producing MYNGIGLTTPRGSGTNGYVQRNLSSVHAKRPRDERGGERDEKDRERLESQLNRQPNAEILEHQRKRQLEVKCAELQDMMEEQGYSAEEIEEKVNSFRMMLQEKHEPPSAPTERPSATETHALAAANQQKNDRLRAAFGIATDYVDGSSFHPERKEREKEKREQERLEKEKQQQQKYVLVEESEDSDSPARKQSRKKKRKKNKNRDRDRLGKKDGKDSSSDEKQASKKKRKRSENETPPQGKTRRHRSGSSSSAHSQSPPLLRERQQNQPVKRAEEGRKGPSPDRRSCGREDGSPQRPGGRVRSPRYHSSPERRPRADKEREKERLKDKEKKREKEREKVKPPRKRHDSSSPSPPRLEREKARRSRSGEREREKDRGKERTMLQRSRDDSSSHSPPPKQPDTRKQRSGKEDKPQRRDSSLSPSPEKEGGRSGEGERGKGKKFPPQAPADRERGRGNEKEGSLPSRKSDGRRGRNSSRDSTSPVPQSPLINGRQKEREREGRTENEWKPEERAKGKERELNEEREKQDERRKQEREREKERERDRDGGRECERSGRLSSTQQHPSICLSEDLPVERDGERGAVERERKRQTEEDNRQENRDRSLPEKEQEKEKPKGKESSSSSGSDSDSSSSSSSGSSSSSSSSDEGEKKKGNMGKSSPAKKALPSLISPPAVDAAFQRHLAKDGRESASESDEQRAIGREKERERTGGGDRFMLSERENPPPAAQRPPAAERYPSTDREKERGRGQERYSPTEVESSSPPPSPPRRGAPQGRGERYAPTEVEREKEREKEREGGVKSQARRTERYSPSEQECEKRRAPSPKAPAVVPRPPPPRRTPPRQYQDPPNRSPSPRRQATTRRASPPTRSPTRAYAPRRSRSRELDHNRERQRARDRGGRDRSRDRGARRSRSRSPRRRSPLYRSRRSPSPIRESRSSLSLSRERRRDQEREKNRELERAREKERQREKEQERRERQPVKEVPPPRRSSSSGSSSSSSPSPARERKELPVEKVMKPMVEKDRRSDKEEREKGGDRGRKACSIPSLLHSKETSPLPSQSEIRAHPKETRHSDPPRFRSPQALSHSETRVSLRDTSRTKSPLPSRGTADPSDRPVRTENGVSEKGAKEKKKGKLGSPSSSSSSSSSSSSSSSSDSSDSDAEQGKAGDRITAAHSSSSSSSSSSESEKEDKKKCPAQPQRVPADSLRDSRSLSYSPPRQRRPAHSPPTRRSGSRQSPSRSPSSRRRK from the exons aTGTACAACGGCATTGGCCTCACCACGCCGCGAGGCAGCGGCACTAACGGCTATGTGCAGCGTAACCTGTCGAGCGTGCATGCAAAGCGTCCACGGGACGAGCGCGGTGGCGAGCGGGACGAGAAGGACCGTGAGAGGCTGGAGAGCCAGCTGAACCGTCAGCCCAATGCAGAGATCCTGGAGCACCAGAGAAAGAGGCAGCTGGAGGTCAAGTGTGCAGAGCTGCAGGACATGATGGAAGagcaggg GTACTCAGCTGAGGAGATTGAAGAGAAGGTGAACAGCTTCCGCATGATGCTGCAGGAGAAGCACGAGCCGCCTTCAGCCCCTACCGAGAGACCATC ggcGACAGAGACTCACGCCCTGGCAGCAGCCAATCAGCAGAAGAACGACCGGCTAAGGGCGGCGTTCGGCATCGCCACGGACTACGTAGACGGCTCCTCCTTCCACCCGGAGCGCaaggagcgagagaaggagaagagggagcAGGAGAGGCTGGAGAaagagaagcagcagcagcagaaataCGT gctggtAGAAGAGTCAGAGGACTCGGACTCACCAGCCCGAAAACAGAGCCGTAAGAAGAAAAGGAAGAAAAACAAGAACAGAGACAG GGACAGGCTGGGGAAAAAGGATGGCAAAGACAG CTCCTCAGACGAGAAGCAGGCGTCCAAGAaaaaacgcaagagaagtgaaaaTGAGACTCCGCCCCAGGGTAAGACACGGCGCCATAGGAGTGGGTCCTCCAGCTCTGCTCACAG CCAATCCCCTCCCCTGCTGAGAGAGAGGCAGCAGAACCAGCCAGTCAAGAGAGCAGAAGAGGGGAGAAAGGGGCCGTCTCCTGACAGGAGGAGTTGTGGTCGCGAGGACGGGAGTCCACAGCGTCCGGGAGGCAGAGTG agATCTCCCAGGTATCACAGCTCCCCTGAACGCCGACCGAGGGCAGACAAGGAACGGGAGAAGGAGCGACTGAAGgacaaagagaaaaaaagagagaaggagCGTGAGAAAGTGAAGCCTCCAAGAAAGAGACACGACTcctcgtccccctctcctcctcgacTGGAACGAGAGAAAGCCAGGCGCTccagaagtggagagagagagcgagagaaggatagaggaaaggagagaacaaTGCTGCAGAGGAGCAGAGACGACTCTTCATCCCACTCTCCACCCCCGAAACAACCGGACACCAGGAAACAGAGGAGCGGAAAGGAGGACAAACCACAAAGACGAGACTCCTCTTTGTCTCCATCTccagaaaaagagggaggaaggagtggagagggggagcGAGGAAAGGGAAAAAAATTCCCCCCCCAAGCcccagctgacagagagagagggagagggaatgagAAAGAAGGATCTCTCCCTAGTCGGAAAAGCGATGGAAGGAGGGGTAGAAACTCATCCCGCGACTCCACATCCCCTGTCCCTCAATCACCTCTCATCAATGGACGACAGAAAGAAAGGGAGCGTGAGGGAAGGACCGAGAACGAGTGGAAACCGGAGGAGAGGGCtaaagggaaggagagggaattGAACGAAGAGAGGGAGAAGCAAGATGAGCGGAGGAAGCAGGAGCgtgaaagggaaaaggagagggagcgagaccgagatggagggagagagtgcgagagatCTGGCAGACTGTCTTCTACTCAACAACATCCGTCTATCTGTTTGTCTGAAGACCTCCCCGTGGagcgagatggggagaggggggcaGTAGAGAGGGAGCGAAAGAGACAAACTGAGGAGGACAACAGGCAGGAGAACAGAGACCGAAGCCTGCCGGAAAAGGAGCAAGAGAAGGAGAAGCCGAAGGGGAAGGAAAGCAGCAGTAGCAGCGGGAGTGATAGTGACagttcttcctcatcctcctctggcTCATCATCATCTTCTTCATCCTCCGACGAGGGAGAGAAGAAAAAGGGAAACATGGGGAAGAGCAGCCCAGCGAAGaaagccctcccctctctcatctctcctcccgcCGTAGATGCCGCCTTCCAGAGGCATCTGGCCAAGGATGGCAGAGAGAGCGCTTCGGAGAGCGACGAACAAAGAGctatagggagagagaaggaacgtGAGAGAACGGGAGGAGGGGACAGGTTCATGCTCTCTGAAAGGGAAAACCCACCCCCTGCCGCCCAACGTCCCCCTGCTGCCGAACGCTACCCctccacagacagagagaaggagcgagggaggggacaggagaggtaCAGCCCAACGGAGGTAGAGagctccagccctccaccctctcctcccagGAGAGGAGCCCCCCAAGGCAGAGGCGAGAGGTACGCCCCCACTGAagtggaaagagagaaggagcgggagaaggagagagagggaggggtgaagaGCCAGGCCAGGAGGACAGAGCGGTACAGCCCCTCTGAGCAGGAGTGTGAGAAGAGGAGGGCGCCCTCCCCAAAAGCCCCCGCAGTTGTCCCAAGGCCCCCCCCCCCTCGCCGCACCCCCCCACGGCAGTACCAGGACCCCCCCAATCGCTCCCCCAGCCCTCGACGACAAGCCACCACTCGGAGAGCCTCGCCTCCTACCCGCTCCCCGACTCGCGCCTATGCACCACGGCGGAGCCGCAGCCGGGAGCTAGATCACAaccgagagaggcagagagcgagggatagaggagggagggatcgCTCCAGAGACAGAGGAGCCAGGAGGAGCAGGTCGAGGAGCCCCAGAAGACGCAGTCCCCTCTACAG GTCTCGGCGATCCCCCTCTCCCATTCGAGAAAGTAGAAGCAGCCTCTCGCTATCCAGAGAAAGGcggagagaccaagagagagagaagaatagagagctggagagagcgagggaaaaaGAGCGGCAACGTGAAAAAGAGCAAGAGAGGCGAGAGCGTCAACCTGTTAAAGAGGTCCCCCCACCCCGTCGCTCTTCCTCTTCTGGTTCTTCTtcttcctcatccccctctccggCCCGAGAGAGGAAGGAGCTGCCTGTAGAAAAAGTGATGAAACCAATGGTGGAGAAAGACCGAAGAAGTGATAAAGAGGaacgagagaaagggggagacagaggaaggaaggCTTGTTCCATACCCTCACTGCTCCACTCCAAGGAGACCAGTCCCCTTCCCAGCCAATCAGAAATCAGAGCCCACCCCAAAGAAACACGTCACTCTGACCCACCCCGCTTCAGGTCGCCACAGGCCCTCAGCCATTCAGAGACCAGAGTATCTCTACGAGACACCTCGAGGACCaaatctcctctcccctcacgcGGCACTGCCGATCCCTCAGACCGACCAGTCAGGACTGAAAACGGTGTGAGCGAGAAGGGGGCcaaagagaaaaagaaaggaaagTTGGGCAGCCCCAGCTCTtcatcttcttcttcctcctcctcctcatcttcctcttcatccgacaGTTCTGACTCTGATGCAGAGCAAGGAAAAGC aggtGACAGGATAACGGCTGCCcatagctcctcctcctcctcctcctcctcttctgaaaGTGAGAAGGAAGACAAGAAAAAGTG CCCAGCGCAACCTCAAAGAGTGCCAGCTGATTCGCTGAGAGACTCTCGCTCCCTCAGCTACTCTCCACCCCGACAGAGGCGACCTGCACATTCTCCACCCACCCGCAG
- the LOC129855699 gene encoding serine/arginine repetitive matrix protein 2-like isoform X1 → MYNGIGLTTPRGSGTNGYVQRNLSSVHAKRPRDERGGERDEKDRERLESQLNRQPNAEILEHQRKRQLEVKCAELQDMMEEQGYSAEEIEEKVNSFRMMLQEKHEPPSAPTERPSATETHALAAANQQKNDRLRAAFGIATDYVDGSSFHPERKEREKEKREQERLEKEKQQQQKYVLVEESEDSDSPARKQSRKKKRKKNKNRDSSESPSPSPTQVKTKKRKKKRDRLGKKDGKDSSSDEKQASKKKRKRSENETPPQGKTRRHRSGSSSSAHSQSPPLLRERQQNQPVKRAEEGRKGPSPDRRSCGREDGSPQRPGGRVRSPRYHSSPERRPRADKEREKERLKDKEKKREKEREKVKPPRKRHDSSSPSPPRLEREKARRSRSGEREREKDRGKERTMLQRSRDDSSSHSPPPKQPDTRKQRSGKEDKPQRRDSSLSPSPEKEGGRSGEGERGKGKKFPPQAPADRERGRGNEKEGSLPSRKSDGRRGRNSSRDSTSPVPQSPLINGRQKEREREGRTENEWKPEERAKGKERELNEEREKQDERRKQEREREKERERDRDGGRECERSGRLSSTQQHPSICLSEDLPVERDGERGAVERERKRQTEEDNRQENRDRSLPEKEQEKEKPKGKESSSSSGSDSDSSSSSSSGSSSSSSSSDEGEKKKGNMGKSSPAKKALPSLISPPAVDAAFQRHLAKDGRESASESDEQRAIGREKERERTGGGDRFMLSERENPPPAAQRPPAAERYPSTDREKERGRGQERYSPTEVESSSPPPSPPRRGAPQGRGERYAPTEVEREKEREKEREGGVKSQARRTERYSPSEQECEKRRAPSPKAPAVVPRPPPPRRTPPRQYQDPPNRSPSPRRQATTRRASPPTRSPTRAYAPRRSRSRELDHNRERQRARDRGGRDRSRDRGARRSRSRSPRRRSPLYRSRRSPSPIRESRSSLSLSRERRRDQEREKNRELERAREKERQREKEQERRERQPVKEVPPPRRSSSSGSSSSSSPSPARERKELPVEKVMKPMVEKDRRSDKEEREKGGDRGRKACSIPSLLHSKETSPLPSQSEIRAHPKETRHSDPPRFRSPQALSHSETRVSLRDTSRTKSPLPSRGTADPSDRPVRTENGVSEKGAKEKKKGKLGSPSSSSSSSSSSSSSSSSDSSDSDAEQGKAGDRITAAHSSSSSSSSSSESEKEDKKKCPAQPQRVPADSLRDSRSLSYSPPRQRRPAHSPPTRRSGSRQSPSRSPSSRRRK, encoded by the exons aTGTACAACGGCATTGGCCTCACCACGCCGCGAGGCAGCGGCACTAACGGCTATGTGCAGCGTAACCTGTCGAGCGTGCATGCAAAGCGTCCACGGGACGAGCGCGGTGGCGAGCGGGACGAGAAGGACCGTGAGAGGCTGGAGAGCCAGCTGAACCGTCAGCCCAATGCAGAGATCCTGGAGCACCAGAGAAAGAGGCAGCTGGAGGTCAAGTGTGCAGAGCTGCAGGACATGATGGAAGagcaggg GTACTCAGCTGAGGAGATTGAAGAGAAGGTGAACAGCTTCCGCATGATGCTGCAGGAGAAGCACGAGCCGCCTTCAGCCCCTACCGAGAGACCATC ggcGACAGAGACTCACGCCCTGGCAGCAGCCAATCAGCAGAAGAACGACCGGCTAAGGGCGGCGTTCGGCATCGCCACGGACTACGTAGACGGCTCCTCCTTCCACCCGGAGCGCaaggagcgagagaaggagaagagggagcAGGAGAGGCTGGAGAaagagaagcagcagcagcagaaataCGT gctggtAGAAGAGTCAGAGGACTCGGACTCACCAGCCCGAAAACAGAGCCGTAAGAAGAAAAGGAAGAAAAACAAGAACAGAGACAG CTCAGAgagtccctccccctctcctacaCAGGTGAAAACTAAAAAGAGGAAAAAGAAAAG GGACAGGCTGGGGAAAAAGGATGGCAAAGACAG CTCCTCAGACGAGAAGCAGGCGTCCAAGAaaaaacgcaagagaagtgaaaaTGAGACTCCGCCCCAGGGTAAGACACGGCGCCATAGGAGTGGGTCCTCCAGCTCTGCTCACAG CCAATCCCCTCCCCTGCTGAGAGAGAGGCAGCAGAACCAGCCAGTCAAGAGAGCAGAAGAGGGGAGAAAGGGGCCGTCTCCTGACAGGAGGAGTTGTGGTCGCGAGGACGGGAGTCCACAGCGTCCGGGAGGCAGAGTG agATCTCCCAGGTATCACAGCTCCCCTGAACGCCGACCGAGGGCAGACAAGGAACGGGAGAAGGAGCGACTGAAGgacaaagagaaaaaaagagagaaggagCGTGAGAAAGTGAAGCCTCCAAGAAAGAGACACGACTcctcgtccccctctcctcctcgacTGGAACGAGAGAAAGCCAGGCGCTccagaagtggagagagagagcgagagaaggatagaggaaaggagagaacaaTGCTGCAGAGGAGCAGAGACGACTCTTCATCCCACTCTCCACCCCCGAAACAACCGGACACCAGGAAACAGAGGAGCGGAAAGGAGGACAAACCACAAAGACGAGACTCCTCTTTGTCTCCATCTccagaaaaagagggaggaaggagtggagagggggagcGAGGAAAGGGAAAAAAATTCCCCCCCCAAGCcccagctgacagagagagagggagagggaatgagAAAGAAGGATCTCTCCCTAGTCGGAAAAGCGATGGAAGGAGGGGTAGAAACTCATCCCGCGACTCCACATCCCCTGTCCCTCAATCACCTCTCATCAATGGACGACAGAAAGAAAGGGAGCGTGAGGGAAGGACCGAGAACGAGTGGAAACCGGAGGAGAGGGCtaaagggaaggagagggaattGAACGAAGAGAGGGAGAAGCAAGATGAGCGGAGGAAGCAGGAGCgtgaaagggaaaaggagagggagcgagaccgagatggagggagagagtgcgagagatCTGGCAGACTGTCTTCTACTCAACAACATCCGTCTATCTGTTTGTCTGAAGACCTCCCCGTGGagcgagatggggagaggggggcaGTAGAGAGGGAGCGAAAGAGACAAACTGAGGAGGACAACAGGCAGGAGAACAGAGACCGAAGCCTGCCGGAAAAGGAGCAAGAGAAGGAGAAGCCGAAGGGGAAGGAAAGCAGCAGTAGCAGCGGGAGTGATAGTGACagttcttcctcatcctcctctggcTCATCATCATCTTCTTCATCCTCCGACGAGGGAGAGAAGAAAAAGGGAAACATGGGGAAGAGCAGCCCAGCGAAGaaagccctcccctctctcatctctcctcccgcCGTAGATGCCGCCTTCCAGAGGCATCTGGCCAAGGATGGCAGAGAGAGCGCTTCGGAGAGCGACGAACAAAGAGctatagggagagagaaggaacgtGAGAGAACGGGAGGAGGGGACAGGTTCATGCTCTCTGAAAGGGAAAACCCACCCCCTGCCGCCCAACGTCCCCCTGCTGCCGAACGCTACCCctccacagacagagagaaggagcgagggaggggacaggagaggtaCAGCCCAACGGAGGTAGAGagctccagccctccaccctctcctcccagGAGAGGAGCCCCCCAAGGCAGAGGCGAGAGGTACGCCCCCACTGAagtggaaagagagaaggagcgggagaaggagagagagggaggggtgaagaGCCAGGCCAGGAGGACAGAGCGGTACAGCCCCTCTGAGCAGGAGTGTGAGAAGAGGAGGGCGCCCTCCCCAAAAGCCCCCGCAGTTGTCCCAAGGCCCCCCCCCCCTCGCCGCACCCCCCCACGGCAGTACCAGGACCCCCCCAATCGCTCCCCCAGCCCTCGACGACAAGCCACCACTCGGAGAGCCTCGCCTCCTACCCGCTCCCCGACTCGCGCCTATGCACCACGGCGGAGCCGCAGCCGGGAGCTAGATCACAaccgagagaggcagagagcgagggatagaggagggagggatcgCTCCAGAGACAGAGGAGCCAGGAGGAGCAGGTCGAGGAGCCCCAGAAGACGCAGTCCCCTCTACAG GTCTCGGCGATCCCCCTCTCCCATTCGAGAAAGTAGAAGCAGCCTCTCGCTATCCAGAGAAAGGcggagagaccaagagagagagaagaatagagagctggagagagcgagggaaaaaGAGCGGCAACGTGAAAAAGAGCAAGAGAGGCGAGAGCGTCAACCTGTTAAAGAGGTCCCCCCACCCCGTCGCTCTTCCTCTTCTGGTTCTTCTtcttcctcatccccctctccggCCCGAGAGAGGAAGGAGCTGCCTGTAGAAAAAGTGATGAAACCAATGGTGGAGAAAGACCGAAGAAGTGATAAAGAGGaacgagagaaagggggagacagaggaaggaaggCTTGTTCCATACCCTCACTGCTCCACTCCAAGGAGACCAGTCCCCTTCCCAGCCAATCAGAAATCAGAGCCCACCCCAAAGAAACACGTCACTCTGACCCACCCCGCTTCAGGTCGCCACAGGCCCTCAGCCATTCAGAGACCAGAGTATCTCTACGAGACACCTCGAGGACCaaatctcctctcccctcacgcGGCACTGCCGATCCCTCAGACCGACCAGTCAGGACTGAAAACGGTGTGAGCGAGAAGGGGGCcaaagagaaaaagaaaggaaagTTGGGCAGCCCCAGCTCTtcatcttcttcttcctcctcctcctcatcttcctcttcatccgacaGTTCTGACTCTGATGCAGAGCAAGGAAAAGC aggtGACAGGATAACGGCTGCCcatagctcctcctcctcctcctcctcctcttctgaaaGTGAGAAGGAAGACAAGAAAAAGTG CCCAGCGCAACCTCAAAGAGTGCCAGCTGATTCGCTGAGAGACTCTCGCTCCCTCAGCTACTCTCCACCCCGACAGAGGCGACCTGCACATTCTCCACCCACCCGCAG